A part of Bacillus rossius redtenbacheri isolate Brsri chromosome 1, Brsri_v3, whole genome shotgun sequence genomic DNA contains:
- the LOC134532940 gene encoding piggyBac transposable element-derived protein 4-like isoform X1 gives MSHYYFLDEDDVPLVLIAQLSNANRQDHSDKPSTSNVSDSNTRTRLLANEKPGVNRWVSMDNQPQLPVFEEASGILIDIDETSDELTCFSKFFGTDVIKNIKTETNRYAGTMIDKMKRAKKLKPNSMWQRWTTVKLQEIYYFFAVIIHMCLVRKPKITDYWSNDNIMHTPFPGRLLSRDRFRSILFMLHINDNATYVPRGQENHNPLHKVRPFFNHFVRQCKACLYPSENLTIDEGMCPFRGRLHFRVYIKNKPHKYGIKLYILCDTNTGYVLNCEVYTGGAGSVENSIESLVRRLCHDYFHKAHTIYMDRFYSSPTLFYKLWDEKNPGCGYGTKKPQRLAT, from the exons AtgtcacattattattttttagatgaAGACGATGTTCCGCTAGTCCTTATTGCGCAGCTGAGCAATGCGAATAGACAAGACCACTCGGATAAACCTAGCACAAGTAACGTTTCTG ATTCCAATACAAGAACACGATTACTAGCAAATGAAAAACCTGGAGTCAATCGCTGGGTATCAATGGACAACCAACCACAGCTGCCTGTTTTTGAGGAAGCATCTGGCATTCTTATCGACATTGATGAAACTTCCGATGAACTTACCTGTTTCTCTAAATTTTTTGGCACAGacgtcataaaaaatataaagactGAAACAAATCGATATGCAGGTACCATGATTGACAAAATGAAACgggcaaaaaaattgaaaccaaattCAATGTGGCAGCGTTGGACTACGGTCAAGCTTCAAGAAATATATTACTTCTTTGCAGTGATCATTCACATGTGCTTGGTCAGGAAACCCAAGATAACAGATTATTGGTCAAATGACAACATAATGCACACTCCATTTCCTGGGCGTCTCCTTAGCAGAGACAGATTCCGGTCAATATTATTCATGTTACACATAAATGACAATGCTACTTACGTACCAAGAGGACAAGAAAATCACAACCCTCTACATAAAGTCAGGCCGTTTTTCAATCATTTTGTCCGTCAATGTAAGGCCTGTCTTTATCCATCAGAAAACCTGACAATTGATGAAGGAATGTGTCCTTTTCGAGGACGTTTACACTTCCgcgtttatataaaaaataaacctcATAAGTATGGTATAAAGTTATATATTCTTTGTGACACCAATACAGGATATGTCCTAAACTGTGAGGTTTATACTGGTGGTGCTGGAAGTGTGGAAAACTCTATTGAGAGTCTTGTCCGGAGATTGTGTCATGATTATTTTCATAAGGCGCACACAATTTACATGGACAGATTTTATTCAAGTCCTACATTATTCTATAAGTTATGGGATGAAAAAAACCCTGGCTGTGGGTACGGTACAAAAAAACCGCAAAGGCTTGCCACCTGA
- the LOC134532940 gene encoding piggyBac transposable element-derived protein 4-like isoform X2: protein MIFVSDSNTRTRLLANEKPGVNRWVSMDNQPQLPVFEEASGILIDIDETSDELTCFSKFFGTDVIKNIKTETNRYAGTMIDKMKRAKKLKPNSMWQRWTTVKLQEIYYFFAVIIHMCLVRKPKITDYWSNDNIMHTPFPGRLLSRDRFRSILFMLHINDNATYVPRGQENHNPLHKVRPFFNHFVRQCKACLYPSENLTIDEGMCPFRGRLHFRVYIKNKPHKYGIKLYILCDTNTGYVLNCEVYTGGAGSVENSIESLVRRLCHDYFHKAHTIYMDRFYSSPTLFYKLWDEKNPGCGYGTKKPQRLAT from the coding sequence atgattttcgTTTCAGATTCCAATACAAGAACACGATTACTAGCAAATGAAAAACCTGGAGTCAATCGCTGGGTATCAATGGACAACCAACCACAGCTGCCTGTTTTTGAGGAAGCATCTGGCATTCTTATCGACATTGATGAAACTTCCGATGAACTTACCTGTTTCTCTAAATTTTTTGGCACAGacgtcataaaaaatataaagactGAAACAAATCGATATGCAGGTACCATGATTGACAAAATGAAACgggcaaaaaaattgaaaccaaattCAATGTGGCAGCGTTGGACTACGGTCAAGCTTCAAGAAATATATTACTTCTTTGCAGTGATCATTCACATGTGCTTGGTCAGGAAACCCAAGATAACAGATTATTGGTCAAATGACAACATAATGCACACTCCATTTCCTGGGCGTCTCCTTAGCAGAGACAGATTCCGGTCAATATTATTCATGTTACACATAAATGACAATGCTACTTACGTACCAAGAGGACAAGAAAATCACAACCCTCTACATAAAGTCAGGCCGTTTTTCAATCATTTTGTCCGTCAATGTAAGGCCTGTCTTTATCCATCAGAAAACCTGACAATTGATGAAGGAATGTGTCCTTTTCGAGGACGTTTACACTTCCgcgtttatataaaaaataaacctcATAAGTATGGTATAAAGTTATATATTCTTTGTGACACCAATACAGGATATGTCCTAAACTGTGAGGTTTATACTGGTGGTGCTGGAAGTGTGGAAAACTCTATTGAGAGTCTTGTCCGGAGATTGTGTCATGATTATTTTCATAAGGCGCACACAATTTACATGGACAGATTTTATTCAAGTCCTACATTATTCTATAAGTTATGGGATGAAAAAAACCCTGGCTGTGGGTACGGTACAAAAAAACCGCAAAGGCTTGCCACCTGA